The following proteins are encoded in a genomic region of Populus nigra chromosome 16, ddPopNigr1.1, whole genome shotgun sequence:
- the LOC133676344 gene encoding protein DETOXIFICATION 24-like translates to MLKSTLSLSLSLSLSLSVSPKTSLSPFLYRSRKTSQSNFKAEKKVQDYMSILNKEKLCSGMNKKEKCIIMDNSIQESLLVPEELSNVDLKTRIWTESKMIWKIAFPAMVARVTSFGMIVVTQAFLGHIGKLELAAYALLQSFIVRFINGILIGMSSATETLCGQAFGARHDHMMGIYLQRSWIVDGVSATILLPLVTFAAPLFRLLGQEEDVAIAAGNMSPWFIPYVYYLVFSLTIQMYLQAQLKNKVVGWFSAISFVLHILLSWIFVNKLELGTAGAMGALTISTWSLVIGLLVYIFGGWCPNTWKGFTKAAFADILPVVRLSISSGFMICLEIWYNSIIILAAGYVKNATTAISAFSLCQNILTWEFMLSFGFLGAACVRVANELGRGNPKAAKFSVEIILSTSIIIGVLIWVLCLIFGKEISRFLTSDEEVAETVSSLAVLLAFSILLNSVQPVLTGVAVGAGVQSVVAFVNLGSYYIIGLPAGILLGYVVHLEVQGLWMGLLSGVVVQTLILSYIIWRTDWDEQVNKASESLRRWFLKSEKDSIESSAPAA, encoded by the exons ATGCTCAaatcaactctctctctctctctctctctctctctctctctctctgtatctCCCAAGACCAgcctctctccttttctctatCGCTCTCGGAAGACCAGCCAGTCTAATTTCAAGGCAGAAAAAAAAG TCCAAGATTATATGTCgatattaaacaaagaaaagcttTGCTCAGGAATGAACAAGAAGGAGAAATG TATTATCATGGACAACTCAATACAAGAGAGTCTTCTTGTACCGGAAGAACTGAGCAATGTTGATCTGAAGACAAGAATTTGGACGGAATCTAAGATGATATGGAAGATTGCATTTCCTGCCATGGTGGCTAGAGTAACTTCATTTGGAATGATTGTGGTGACCCAAGCATTTCTAGGACACATTGGCAAGTTAGAGCTTGCTGCATACGCTCTCCTACAAAGTTTCATAGTGCGATTTATAAATGGCATATTG attGGCATGTCTAGTGCAACCGAAACTTTGTGTGGACAAGCATTTGGAGCAAGACACGACCACATGATGGGAATTTACTTGCAACGATCATGGATTGTTGATGGTGTATCTGCAACAATCTTGCTCCCTCTCGTCACTTTCGCAGCTCCTCTTTTCAGACTACTTGGCCAAGAGGAGGATGTAGCAATAGCAGCGGGAAACATGTCTCCATGGTTCATTCCCTACGTCTATTATCTTGTGTTTAGCTTGACCATTCAAATGTACTTACAAGCtcaactaaaaaacaaagttgtCGGATGGTTTTCGGCTATTTCCTTTGTTCTTCATATCCTTCTGTCCTGGATATTTGTGAATAAACTTGAGTTAGGAACTGCTGGGGCCATGGGTGCATTGACCATATCTACTTGGTCTTTGGTTATTGGATTGTTAGTGTACATCTTCGGAGGCTGGTGTCCAAATACGTGGAAGGGATTTACAAAAGCTGCCTTTGCTGATATCCTGCCTGTAGTAAGGCTCTCCATATCATCCGGTTTCATGATTTG CTTAGAAATATGGTACAATTCAATTATAATCTTAGCAGCTGGATACGTGAAGAATGCAACCACAGCCATATCTGCTTTCTCACTTTG CCAGAACATCCTTACATGGGAATTCATGCTTAGCTTTGGCTTTCTTGGCGCTGCATG CGTGAGGGTAGCAAATGAGTTGGGGAGGGGAAACCCTAAAGCTGCAAAATTTTCTGTCGAGATTATCCTCAGTACATCCATAATTATTGGAGTTCTGATTTGGGTTCTGTGTTTAATCTTTGGTAAAGAAATTTCGCGCTTTCTTACAAGTGATGAAGAAGTTGCAGAAACTGTGTCAAGCCTTGCTGTGTTGCTTGCTTTCTCCATCTTACTTAATAGTGTTCAACCTGTACTCACAG GTGTGGCTGTTGGAGCTGGTGTGCAAAGTGTGGTTGCATTTGTGAACTTGGGTAGCTATTACATAATTGGGCTACCTGCCGGGATTCTACTCGGATATGTGGTTCATCTGGAAGTTCAA GGTTTATGGATGGGATTATTGAGTGGAGTTGTAGTGCAAACGCTTATACTCTCCTACATCATTTGGAGGACTGATTGGGATGAGCAG GTGAACAAGGCATCTGAAAGTCTTAGACGCTGGTTTTTAAAATCGGAGAAAGATTCCATTGAGAGCTCCGCTCCTGCAGCTTGA
- the LOC133675383 gene encoding uncharacterized protein LOC133675383, with amino-acid sequence KCAFQKLAIIEGQDLLHHLTNFHPLVATQKRQDNNDGDGDGDGDGDGVSCRICGEPTSGALYGCDLCNFYLHRSCAEFQLPTTLLHFYHPCLLTLSIDKEESNCNACGNSYDFYSYLREPCNFRIEISCALYPLFMESRGQQQFHHFSHGHPLKLTQIKHDDEILCSACQKHCSGQTHVSCSKKCKFFLHNSCFNLPQKIHHPFHPHHSQTLYSPIQRQPRPECKVCYRYNLVSPTLVSTSANSTWMLNVQ; translated from the coding sequence AAATGTGCTTTTCAGAAACTGGCCATAATTGAAGGTCAAGATCTACTTCACCATTTAACTAACTTTCATCCATTAGTAGCTACTCAGAAAAGGCAGGATAataatgatggtgatggtgatggtgatggtgatggtgatggtgttTCCTGCAGGATATGTGGAGAACCCACCTCTGGCGCGCTATATGGCTGCGATCTCTGCAACTTCTATCTGCACCGATCATGCGCTGAGTTTCAGTTGCCAACAACACTCCTGCACTTTTATCACCCTTGTCTTCTTACTTTGAGCATCGATAAGGAAGAGTCCAACTGCAACGCCTGTGGCAATTCTTATGATTTCTACTCCTACCTCCGTGAGCCTTGCAATTTCAGGATCGAGATCAGTTGTGCACTGTATCCTCTCTTCATGGAATCCCGAGGTCAGCAACAGTTTCACCATTTCAGCCATGGGCATCCCTTGAAGCTTACGCAGATAAAGCATGATGATGAAATTCTCTGCTCTGCTTGCCAGAAGCACTGCTCAGGTCAGACACACGTTAGCTGCAGCAAAAAATGCAAGTTTTTCCTCCATAACTCGTGCTTTAATTTGCCTCAGAAAATACATCACCCATTCCATCCACACCATTCTCAAACTTTATACTCTCCGATTCAACGCCAACCTAGACCAGAATGCAAAGTTTGTTATCGTTACAATTTGGTTTCACCTACTCTTGTAAGTACTTCTGCAAATTCAACATGGATGTTGAATGTCCAGTGA
- the LOC133675428 gene encoding F-box/LRR-repeat protein At3g48880-like — protein sequence MEFREIEECGTVRRRWEDMDIDILVKIFQSLTVFELTSGIAHVCSTWRLAACDPFLWRTLDLSMLKSNFIKIPLEPYVYVHGHSDKTLTQFLKISLNLSRGNITSLFFHFNLYVSEDHLTYTAQRCPRLKRLVLPAWNRVETVMIKAIELWKDLESLTMPSIVNPPRLVQAIAANCRKFSELKIMGPFDIYFASSLVTYLPTLKVLSLRCSMLYKDTLIFVLDNLCCLEVLNISHCLLIEVPPPPAPRRIVRQLDKTILEKASHLHDFLACMSDTCIMCQKTRNDEGLMRWYKYDEGLWKEDEVSSLAL from the exons ATGGAATTTCGTGAAATAGAAGAGTGTGGAACTGTGAGGAGGAGATGGGAGGACATGGACATTGATATCTTGGTGAAGATATTTCAGTCATTGACTGTGTTTGAATTAACTTCAGGCATTGCTCATGTTTGTAGCACGTGGCGCTTGGCTGCTTGTGATCCTTTTCTGTGGAGAACTCTTGATTTGTCCATGTTGaaatctaatttcatcaaaatccCATTAGAGCCTTATGTGTATGTGCATGGTCATTCTGATAAGACATTGACTCAATTCTTGAAGATTTCATTGAATCTCAGCCGGGGAAATATAACATCGTTGTTCTTTCACTTCAATTTGTATGTGAGCGAGGACCACTTGACTTATACTGCTCAAAG GTGCCCACGCCTTAAAAGACTTGTTTTGCCAGCATGGAATCGAGTAGAGACTGTAATGATCAAAGCTATTGAGCTGTGGAAGGATCTTGAATCCCTGACAATGCCTAGCATAGTGAATCCCCCTCGTCTTGTTCAGGCAATTGCTGCTAATTGCAGGAAATTCAGTGAACTCAAGATCATGGGCCCGTTTGACATTTACTTTGCTTCCTCCCTTGTTACCTATCTTCCAACATTAAAAGTTTTGAGCCTCCGATGCTCAATGCTATATAAGGACACATTGATCTTCGTCTTGGATAATTTGTGTTGCCTAGAAGTGCTCAACATATCGCATTGCCTCCTGATAGAAGTCCCACCACCTCCCGCGCCAAGAAGAATTGTTAGGCAGCTTGATAAAACTATCCTGGAGAAGGCTTCTCATTTACACGACTTCTTAGCCTGCATGAGTGACACTTGCATCATGTgccaaaaaacaagaaatgacGAAGGGCTCATGCGGTGGTACAAGTACGACGAAGGGCTGTGGAAGGAAGATGAGGTCAGCTCTCTTGCTCTTTGA